A region from the Misgurnus anguillicaudatus chromosome 7, ASM2758022v2, whole genome shotgun sequence genome encodes:
- the LOC129418115 gene encoding SR-related and CTD-associated factor 8 isoform X1, whose product MEAVKAFNGELYSLNEYKPPISKAKMTQITKSAIKAIKFYKHVVQSVEKYIQKCKPEYKVPGLYVIDSIVRQSRHQFGQEKDVFAPRFSKNIIGTFQNLYRCPTDDKSKIVRVLNLWQKNSVFKSDIIQPLLDMAAGLPPPSVTPVSASSAVPMNSTTPGTPATPATPANIMPSLPDWASQISNTDTVAAVAQILQSPQGQQLQQLVQSLQMQQQKPQPSLLQALDAGLVVQLQALTAQLTAAAAANTLDQRVSSFNKKILGQFDFGNESERCEDLKKDATPQLPVVSESINTSIFHQLAEQLQQQNLEQFQKQLLEHQQHQQKSMTMESQDAIFAPENSATQSQSNAPPQLQEQETKLDDSIDNQQQDMDIDEGHDTVEEELFESEEKKTNSTRSRTRSRSRSRSPKRRRSRSRSGSRKRKHRKRSRSRSRDRKRKTSRSYSSERQAREREKERQKKGLPAIRSKFLSVCSTTLWVGQVDKKATQQDLTNLFEEFGQIESINMIPPRGCAYICMVHRQDAYRALQKLSTGSYKIGSKVIKIAWALNKGVKQEYKQFWDVDLGVCYIPWEKVKLDDLDDFAEGGIIDQETVNSEWEAQKNAEAAKETQSQSVTADASTDNSAANEAFTQPVTMMPVPIQVAQAVPAVGLVPPSFPVTMTMPPPGFGPPPPFLRAGFNASQPPPGYMATPGVAPSAVGSGQTSLVQPSQESNKDSPFGSIIPPTSTIPGSFIPSGMPGAGVFNPAGVQAQQSGTDKTSQSAEALENTSEMTLQGMQNAVRTGMGLLGMHPSASLTHPLSGQRMPGLLPLDLRPNLIQGAGGRFPLLMQQGLAHQANNLLEASLQARPRAPFSQMEHFNRTEGPFARAPNPSPSGPENLPKVNNETQPRSDVGAQQDGDQDYRFPPPEKQSTGLLKTPPLEMRTEPVPPRPPLLERPPRAIGQTDGRDGRRDNMSGGFRAESRWGPPRGDFDERDVRGMPGPPKGFQEERSNPNFQSRFEGRGNSSGPAWNRGAPFNASMHQDYDDRRRPWERQKDRDDRDVDFRGNEMNGNRHSRDRERERERNRERGRERNRERDRERDAEKDKDRERDRWTPLSSQSQLPKSQPLLPLPTPLLTQPKAPKQAQTLPTSQHQPQPEAEQRTREEPQVEPQPETQPKSLSPAKETAESQEQEGASGDNGPETDSKPQLQTAPTSQNAPEPSRSPSPSLTPPSTCLPNEPVKEETTPEVSVSSIVDADTEQTGPKVDAETEPELAKTDTEET is encoded by the exons TTCTACAAACATGTTGTGCAAAGTGTGGAGAAATACATTCAGAAG TGCAAGCCCGAGTACAAAGTCCCCGGTCTGTATGTCATCGATTCAATCGTCCGCCAGTCTCGTCACCAGTTCGGCCAAGAGAAAGATGTTTTTGCTCCACGGTTTAGTAAAAACATCATTGGCACATTTCAGAACCTCTACCGCTGCCCCACAGATGACAAg AGCAAGATCGTCAGAGTACTGAATCTTTGGCAGAAGAACAGTGTCTTCAAAAGTGACATCATCCAACCTCTATTGGATATGGCAGCGGGTCTTCCTCCTCCCAGCGTTACACCTGTGTCTGCCAGCAGTGCTGTACCCATGAACAGCACTACACCCG GAACTCCTGCAACTCCTGCCACCCCAGCCAACATAATGCCGAGTCTCCCAGACTGGGCGTCTCAGATCTCCAACACGGACACAGTAGCTGCGGTCGCCCAGATCTTACAGAGTCCTCAGGGCCAGCAG TTGCAGCAGTTAGTGCAGAGTCTGCAGATGCAGCAGCAGAAGCCACAACCGTCTCTGCTGCAGGCACTGGATGCAGGTCTGGTGGTGCAGCTGCAGGCACTGACTGCGCAGCTTACTGCAGCCGCTGCAGCCAACACACTGGATCAAAGAGTCTCCTCGTTTAACAAGAAGAT TTTGGGCCAGTTTGATTTCGGAAACGAGTCAGAACGGTgtgaggatttaaaaaaagatgCTACACCACAATT ACCTGTCGTGTCTGAATCAATCAACACCTCAATTTTCCATCAACTGGCTGAACAACTTCAGCAGCAGAACCTTGAACAGTTTCAGAAACAACTGCTGGAGCATCAGCAGCATCAACAGAAG tCCATGACCATGGAGAGCCAAGACGCCATCTTTGCTCCTGAAAATTCAGCCACTCAAAGCCAGAGCAATGCTCCACCGCAGCTCCAAGAACAAGAAACAAAACTGGATGACTCGATTGATAACCAACAACAG GATATGGATATTGACGAGGGACATGATACTGTAGAAGAGGAACTTTTCGAGTCTGAAGAGAAGAAAACCAACAGCACACGATCGAGAACGCGCTCAAGATCTCGCTCTAG ATCACCTAAGAGAAGGAGGTCAAGATCACGCTCGGGCTCGAGGAAGCGTAAACACAGGAAGCGATCACGGTCTCGGTCAAGAGATAGGAAAAGGAAAACTTCCCGTTCTTATTCCAGCGAGCGCCAGGCACGAGAAAGAGAAAAGGAAAGACAGAAGAAAGGCCTTCCTGCCATCCGCTCAAAATTTCTTAGTG TTTGCAGTACTACTCTGTGGGTGGGTCAAGTGGACAAGAAGGCCACCCAACAAGATCTTACCAACCTCTTTGAAGAATTTGGACAGATTGAATCAATAAAT ATGATTCCTCCCAGAGGCTGTGCTTACATCTGTATGGTGCATCGACAGGATGCATACCGCGCCTTACAAAAACTGAGCACTGGTTCTTACAAAATCGGCTCTAAGGTCATTAAA ATTGCCTGGGCACTAAATAAAGGTGTGAAACAGGAGTATAAGCAATTCTGGGATGTTGACCTTGGAGTCTGTTACATCCCATGGGAGAAAGTCAAACTAGATGATCTGGATGACTTTGCAGAGGGAGGCATTATTGACCAGGAGACGGTCAACAGTG aatGGGAGGCTCAAAAGAACGCTGAGGCGGCTAAAGAGACTCAGAGTCAATCTGTCACAGCTGATGCCAGTACAGACAACAGCGCAGCCAATGAGGCCTTTACACAGCCCGTCACCATGATGCCTGTCCCG ATTCAAGTGGCACAGGCAGTCCCTGCTGTTGGTCTTGTGCCTCCATCGTTTCCCGTCACCATGACTATGCCCCCACCAGGATTTGGTCCTCCTCCTCCCTTCCTAAGGGCAGGATTTAATGCATCCCAGCCTCCTCCAG GTTACATGGCCACACCAGGAGTTGCACCATCAGCCGTTGGATCCGGTCAGACAT CTTTAGTGCAGCCTTCTCAAGAGAGCAACAAGGATTCTCCATTCGGATCAATTATTCCTCCCACCAGCACTATTCCTGGGAGTTTTATCCCATCAGGGATGCCCGGGGCAGGAGTCTTTAACCCTGCGGGAGTGCAGGCACAGCAGAGCGGCACAGATAAAACATCACAGTCTGCTGAAGCTTTGGAGAATACTTCTGAAATGACACTACAGGG AATGCAGAATGCTGTGCGCACTGGGATGGGATTGCTGGGTATGCACCCTTCGGCATCTCTGACTCATCCTCTCTCCGGCCAGCGGATGCCAGGTCTGCTTCCCCTTGACCTGCGGCCCAATCTGATCCAAGGAGCTGGCGGCCGCTTTCCGCTCCTGATGCAGCAGGGCCTTGCGCATCAGGCCAACAACCTCCTGGAAGCTTCGCTTCAAGCCCGTCCACGGGCTCCCTTCTCCCAAATGGAGCACTTTAATCGCACCGAGGGCCCTTTCGCGAGAGCACCTAACCCTTCACCCTCCGGACCCGAAAATCTGCCCAAAGTCAATAACGAAACCCAGCCCAGGTCGGATGTAGGTGCCCAGCAAGACGGAGATCAGGACTATCGCTTTCCTCCACCAGAGAAGCAGAGCACGGGATTATTAAAGACCCCTCCTTTGGAGATGCGTACCGAGCCTGTCCCTCCCAGACCACCTCTTCTCGAAAGACCTCCGAGAGCAATCGGGCAAACGGACGGAAGAGATGGTAGAAGAGATAACATGTCAGGGGGTTTCCGAGCAGAAAGTCGCTGGGGTCCACCCAGGGGTGACTTTGACGAGCGAGACGTTCGAGGGATGCCCGGACCTCCGAAAGGTTTCCAAGAGGAGCGCTCCAACCCTAACTTTCAGAGTCGATTCGAGGGCCGTGGTAATTCGTCAGGGCCCGCTTGGAATCGTGGAGCTCCTTTTAACGCCAGCATGCACCAGGACTACGATGACCGTCGCCGACCTTGGGAAAGACAGAAGGACCGCGACGACAGGGACGTGGACTTCCGaggaaatgaaatgaatggaaATCGTCACAGTCGAGACCGCGAAAGAGAGAGGGAAAGGAACCGCGAACGCGGCCGAGAACGGAATCGCGAGAGAGACCGAGAAAGGGATGCCGAGAAGGACAAAGACAGGGAGAGGGACCGCTGGACTCCCCTTTCTTCACAATCTCAACTTCCCAAGTCTCAACCCTTACTTCCTCTGCCAACCCCGCTGCTTACCCAACCTAAAGCCCCAAAGCAAGCGCAAACCCTGCCGACGTCGCAACACCAGCCTCAGCCGGAAGCTGAGCAACGGACACGAGAAGAGCCGCAAGTTGAACCGCAACCAGAGACACAGCCCAAGTCCCTCAGCCCAGCCAAAGAGACGGCAGAAAGCCAGGAACAGGAAGGAGCCTCCGGCGACAAC
- the LOC129418115 gene encoding SR-related and CTD-associated factor 8 isoform X2, giving the protein MAAGLPPPSVTPVSASSAVPMNSTTPGTPATPATPANIMPSLPDWASQISNTDTVAAVAQILQSPQGQQLQQLVQSLQMQQQKPQPSLLQALDAGLVVQLQALTAQLTAAAAANTLDQRVSSFNKKILGQFDFGNESERCEDLKKDATPQLPVVSESINTSIFHQLAEQLQQQNLEQFQKQLLEHQQHQQKSMTMESQDAIFAPENSATQSQSNAPPQLQEQETKLDDSIDNQQQDMDIDEGHDTVEEELFESEEKKTNSTRSRTRSRSRSRSPKRRRSRSRSGSRKRKHRKRSRSRSRDRKRKTSRSYSSERQAREREKERQKKGLPAIRSKFLSVCSTTLWVGQVDKKATQQDLTNLFEEFGQIESINMIPPRGCAYICMVHRQDAYRALQKLSTGSYKIGSKVIKIAWALNKGVKQEYKQFWDVDLGVCYIPWEKVKLDDLDDFAEGGIIDQETVNSEWEAQKNAEAAKETQSQSVTADASTDNSAANEAFTQPVTMMPVPIQVAQAVPAVGLVPPSFPVTMTMPPPGFGPPPPFLRAGFNASQPPPGYMATPGVAPSAVGSGQTSLVQPSQESNKDSPFGSIIPPTSTIPGSFIPSGMPGAGVFNPAGVQAQQSGTDKTSQSAEALENTSEMTLQGMQNAVRTGMGLLGMHPSASLTHPLSGQRMPGLLPLDLRPNLIQGAGGRFPLLMQQGLAHQANNLLEASLQARPRAPFSQMEHFNRTEGPFARAPNPSPSGPENLPKVNNETQPRSDVGAQQDGDQDYRFPPPEKQSTGLLKTPPLEMRTEPVPPRPPLLERPPRAIGQTDGRDGRRDNMSGGFRAESRWGPPRGDFDERDVRGMPGPPKGFQEERSNPNFQSRFEGRGNSSGPAWNRGAPFNASMHQDYDDRRRPWERQKDRDDRDVDFRGNEMNGNRHSRDRERERERNRERGRERNRERDRERDAEKDKDRERDRWTPLSSQSQLPKSQPLLPLPTPLLTQPKAPKQAQTLPTSQHQPQPEAEQRTREEPQVEPQPETQPKSLSPAKETAESQEQEGASGDNGPETDSKPQLQTAPTSQNAPEPSRSPSPSLTPPSTCLPNEPVKEETTPEVSVSSIVDADTEQTGPKVDAETEPELAKTDTEET; this is encoded by the exons ATGGCAGCGGGTCTTCCTCCTCCCAGCGTTACACCTGTGTCTGCCAGCAGTGCTGTACCCATGAACAGCACTACACCCG GAACTCCTGCAACTCCTGCCACCCCAGCCAACATAATGCCGAGTCTCCCAGACTGGGCGTCTCAGATCTCCAACACGGACACAGTAGCTGCGGTCGCCCAGATCTTACAGAGTCCTCAGGGCCAGCAG TTGCAGCAGTTAGTGCAGAGTCTGCAGATGCAGCAGCAGAAGCCACAACCGTCTCTGCTGCAGGCACTGGATGCAGGTCTGGTGGTGCAGCTGCAGGCACTGACTGCGCAGCTTACTGCAGCCGCTGCAGCCAACACACTGGATCAAAGAGTCTCCTCGTTTAACAAGAAGAT TTTGGGCCAGTTTGATTTCGGAAACGAGTCAGAACGGTgtgaggatttaaaaaaagatgCTACACCACAATT ACCTGTCGTGTCTGAATCAATCAACACCTCAATTTTCCATCAACTGGCTGAACAACTTCAGCAGCAGAACCTTGAACAGTTTCAGAAACAACTGCTGGAGCATCAGCAGCATCAACAGAAG tCCATGACCATGGAGAGCCAAGACGCCATCTTTGCTCCTGAAAATTCAGCCACTCAAAGCCAGAGCAATGCTCCACCGCAGCTCCAAGAACAAGAAACAAAACTGGATGACTCGATTGATAACCAACAACAG GATATGGATATTGACGAGGGACATGATACTGTAGAAGAGGAACTTTTCGAGTCTGAAGAGAAGAAAACCAACAGCACACGATCGAGAACGCGCTCAAGATCTCGCTCTAG ATCACCTAAGAGAAGGAGGTCAAGATCACGCTCGGGCTCGAGGAAGCGTAAACACAGGAAGCGATCACGGTCTCGGTCAAGAGATAGGAAAAGGAAAACTTCCCGTTCTTATTCCAGCGAGCGCCAGGCACGAGAAAGAGAAAAGGAAAGACAGAAGAAAGGCCTTCCTGCCATCCGCTCAAAATTTCTTAGTG TTTGCAGTACTACTCTGTGGGTGGGTCAAGTGGACAAGAAGGCCACCCAACAAGATCTTACCAACCTCTTTGAAGAATTTGGACAGATTGAATCAATAAAT ATGATTCCTCCCAGAGGCTGTGCTTACATCTGTATGGTGCATCGACAGGATGCATACCGCGCCTTACAAAAACTGAGCACTGGTTCTTACAAAATCGGCTCTAAGGTCATTAAA ATTGCCTGGGCACTAAATAAAGGTGTGAAACAGGAGTATAAGCAATTCTGGGATGTTGACCTTGGAGTCTGTTACATCCCATGGGAGAAAGTCAAACTAGATGATCTGGATGACTTTGCAGAGGGAGGCATTATTGACCAGGAGACGGTCAACAGTG aatGGGAGGCTCAAAAGAACGCTGAGGCGGCTAAAGAGACTCAGAGTCAATCTGTCACAGCTGATGCCAGTACAGACAACAGCGCAGCCAATGAGGCCTTTACACAGCCCGTCACCATGATGCCTGTCCCG ATTCAAGTGGCACAGGCAGTCCCTGCTGTTGGTCTTGTGCCTCCATCGTTTCCCGTCACCATGACTATGCCCCCACCAGGATTTGGTCCTCCTCCTCCCTTCCTAAGGGCAGGATTTAATGCATCCCAGCCTCCTCCAG GTTACATGGCCACACCAGGAGTTGCACCATCAGCCGTTGGATCCGGTCAGACAT CTTTAGTGCAGCCTTCTCAAGAGAGCAACAAGGATTCTCCATTCGGATCAATTATTCCTCCCACCAGCACTATTCCTGGGAGTTTTATCCCATCAGGGATGCCCGGGGCAGGAGTCTTTAACCCTGCGGGAGTGCAGGCACAGCAGAGCGGCACAGATAAAACATCACAGTCTGCTGAAGCTTTGGAGAATACTTCTGAAATGACACTACAGGG AATGCAGAATGCTGTGCGCACTGGGATGGGATTGCTGGGTATGCACCCTTCGGCATCTCTGACTCATCCTCTCTCCGGCCAGCGGATGCCAGGTCTGCTTCCCCTTGACCTGCGGCCCAATCTGATCCAAGGAGCTGGCGGCCGCTTTCCGCTCCTGATGCAGCAGGGCCTTGCGCATCAGGCCAACAACCTCCTGGAAGCTTCGCTTCAAGCCCGTCCACGGGCTCCCTTCTCCCAAATGGAGCACTTTAATCGCACCGAGGGCCCTTTCGCGAGAGCACCTAACCCTTCACCCTCCGGACCCGAAAATCTGCCCAAAGTCAATAACGAAACCCAGCCCAGGTCGGATGTAGGTGCCCAGCAAGACGGAGATCAGGACTATCGCTTTCCTCCACCAGAGAAGCAGAGCACGGGATTATTAAAGACCCCTCCTTTGGAGATGCGTACCGAGCCTGTCCCTCCCAGACCACCTCTTCTCGAAAGACCTCCGAGAGCAATCGGGCAAACGGACGGAAGAGATGGTAGAAGAGATAACATGTCAGGGGGTTTCCGAGCAGAAAGTCGCTGGGGTCCACCCAGGGGTGACTTTGACGAGCGAGACGTTCGAGGGATGCCCGGACCTCCGAAAGGTTTCCAAGAGGAGCGCTCCAACCCTAACTTTCAGAGTCGATTCGAGGGCCGTGGTAATTCGTCAGGGCCCGCTTGGAATCGTGGAGCTCCTTTTAACGCCAGCATGCACCAGGACTACGATGACCGTCGCCGACCTTGGGAAAGACAGAAGGACCGCGACGACAGGGACGTGGACTTCCGaggaaatgaaatgaatggaaATCGTCACAGTCGAGACCGCGAAAGAGAGAGGGAAAGGAACCGCGAACGCGGCCGAGAACGGAATCGCGAGAGAGACCGAGAAAGGGATGCCGAGAAGGACAAAGACAGGGAGAGGGACCGCTGGACTCCCCTTTCTTCACAATCTCAACTTCCCAAGTCTCAACCCTTACTTCCTCTGCCAACCCCGCTGCTTACCCAACCTAAAGCCCCAAAGCAAGCGCAAACCCTGCCGACGTCGCAACACCAGCCTCAGCCGGAAGCTGAGCAACGGACACGAGAAGAGCCGCAAGTTGAACCGCAACCAGAGACACAGCCCAAGTCCCTCAGCCCAGCCAAAGAGACGGCAGAAAGCCAGGAACAGGAAGGAGCCTCCGGCGACAAC